In a genomic window of Eriocheir sinensis breed Jianghai 21 chromosome 38, ASM2467909v1, whole genome shotgun sequence:
- the LOC127008773 gene encoding uncharacterized protein LOC127008773 gives MAKSKNHTNHNQNRKAHRNPIRRPKKQKHPSMRGVEPKFLRNMKFARKHNLAGKKQQEIAAARAKKREMLSAKTSV, from the exons ATGGCCAAGTCAAAGAACCACACCAATCACAACCAGAACCGGAAGGCTCACCG CAACCCCATCCGCCGCCCCAAGAAGCAAAAGCATCCATCTATGCGAGGG GTTGAGCCCAAGTTCCTGCGTAACATGAAGTTTGCCCGCAAGCACAACCTGGCCGGCAAGAAGCAGCAAGAGATTGCCGCAGCAAGGGCCAAGAAACGCGAGATGCTGAGCGCCAAGACCAGCGTGTAG
- the LOC127008818 gene encoding zinc finger protein 184-like codes for MIKICKQNTRGRLTGGAAHVSRAVTMASVPGEVDAQEYFTEEEWSGVVAIEKIRLTNVLRNYRCMQAQGIDVKPPDFVARYEERKKQEEQLLASQLRESEASIVQSPQGNSDWDTTQGQTSCDTIQDGDSDIVSPNSSEILQGNSYWQDTFTNFCQFCYIFKLLEGEEPEIKLPSFGECSVSGQSEAVPFKPSNSQSFSSLSSQSFSSPSCSNQPCRCQPSAKTKIPSPIDDSKSTTHEINCQECGQKFAQKKYLKNHMKRFSLTDENRPFKCLFCNHSFVHDKNRKFHERIHNRKLITCCHCSLTFTDLAGARTHMDEEHQNRVHVCHECGYNFSNSSHLMRHKREVRQAYPHQCHVCGHRYLTAVALNRHETYHLRLKTFKCRVCLKDFSSKARLQKHLQAQRTEKKYECPCCKVKFLAHKSFKKHEKIFNGDRPFKCKICGHGYNSKPRLTFHMKVHFKEQPYGCEN; via the exons ATgatcaaaatatgtaaacaaaacacaCGTGGCCGCTTGACAGGAGGCGCCGCGCACGTGTCCCGG GCTGTCACAATGGCGAGTGTTCCCGGCGAGGTGGACGCTCAGGAGTATTTCACAGAGGAGGAGTGGAGCGGCGTGGTGGCCATTGAGAAAATACGCCTCACCAATGTGCTGAGAAACTACAGGTGCATGCAGGCTCAAG GTATCGATGTTAAGCCTCCGGACTTCGTTGCCAGATACGAAGAGCGCAAAAAGCAGGAGGAGCAGCTTCTAGCATCTCAGCTGCGCGAAAG tGAGGCAAGCATTGTGCAGTCTCCTCAGGGCAACTCAGACTGGGATACAACTCAGGGACAAACCTCGTGTG ACACGATTCAGGATGGGGACTCAGACATCGTATCTCCAAACAGCAGTGAAATCTTACAGGGAAACAGCTATTGGCAGGATACATTTACGAACTTCTGTCAGTTTTGTTACATCTTCAAACTCCTGGAGGGCGAGGAGCCAGAAATCAAGCTTCCTAGTTTTGGAGAATGTTCAGTGAGTGGTCAGAGTGAGGCAGTTCCTTTCAAGCCCTCCAACAGCCAGTCATTTAGTTCGTTATCCAGTCAGTCTTTCAGCAGTCCGTCATGCAGTAACCAGCCATGTAGGTGTCAGCCATCAGCAAAGACGAAAATTCCCTCCCCTATTGATGACAGCAAAAGTACTACCCATGAGATTAACTGTCAGGAATGTGGCCAGAAGTTCGCCCAGAAGAAATACCTCAAGAACCACATGAAGAGGTTCTCGCTTACTGATGAAAACCGTCCATTCAAGTGCCTCTTCTGCAATCATTCTTTCGTGCATGACAAGAACCGCAAGTTTCACGAGCGCATTCATAACCGCAAACTCATAACCTGCTGTCACTGTTCCCTGACCTTCACCGATCTTGCCGGGGCCAGAACACATATGGACGAGGAACACCAGAATCGGGTCCACGTGTGCCATGAATGTGGATATAACTTCTCAAACTCCAGCCATCTCATGCGGCATAAAAGGGAGGTCCGCCAGGCATACCCCCATCAGTGCCATGTCTGCGGCCATAGATACCTGACAGCTGTGGCCTTAAACAGACACGAAACATACCACTTAAGACTCAAGACTTTTAAGTGTAGAGTCTGCCTGAAGGATTTTTCCTCAAAGGCCCGGTTACAGAAGCACCTACAGGCCCAGAGGACGGAAAAGAAATACGAATGCCCGTGTTGCAAGGTGAAGTTCTTGGCCCATAAGAGTTTCAAGAAGCATGAGAAGATATTTAATGGTGACAGGCCCTTCAAGTGTAAGATATGCGGCCATGGTTATAATTCTAAGCCTCGTCTGACTTTCCACATGAAGGTACATTTTAAGGAACAGCCATATGGATGTGAAAATTAG